The Siniperca chuatsi isolate FFG_IHB_CAS linkage group LG7, ASM2008510v1, whole genome shotgun sequence genome includes a window with the following:
- the vps53 gene encoding vacuolar protein sorting-associated protein 53 homolog isoform X3, with the protein MVKEITRDIKQLDHAKRHLTTSITTLNHLHMLAGGVDSLEAMTRKRQYGEVANLLQGVVNVLEHFHKYMCIPQIRQLSERVKAAQSELGTQILADFEEAFPSQGSKRPGGPSNVLKDACLVANVLDPRIKQEIIKKFIRQHLSEYLVLFQENQDVAWLDKIDRRYAWIKRQLVDYEEKYGRMFPEEWCMTERIAVEFCHITRVELAKVMRTRAKEIEVKLLLFAIQRTTNFEGLLAKRFTGCTLTDVPGQKKPESPLEPTNPFLEDEPGEDVGTDKDLAKPRKPKAPDNPFHGIVSKCFEPHLYVYIESQDKNLGELIDRFVADFRAQGPPKAGTEEGGAVLPSCADLFVYYKKCMVQCSQLSTGEPMIALSTIFQKFLREYAWKILSGNLPKSSSNSGGLTISSLLKEKEGSESAKFTVDELCLICSILSTAEYCLATTQQLEEKLKEKVDKVLMERINLTGEMDTFSTVISNSIQLLVQDLDAACDPALTAMSKMPWQSVEHVGDQSPYVTSIIMHIKQNVPIIRDNLASTRKYFTQFCIKFTNSFIPKFINHLFRCKPISMVGAEQLLLDTHSLKTVLLDLPSIGSQVLRKAPASYTKIVVKGMTRAEMILKVVMAPHEPPVVFVDNYIKLLADGNPETFQKILDMKGLKRSEQSSMLELFRQRLPTPPSGADGGLSLSFTTPTPEQESSRIRKLEKLIKKRL; encoded by the exons ATg GTCAAGGAGATTACGAGGGACATAAAGCAGTTGGACCATGCCAAGCGCCACCTCACTACATCCATCACCACCCTCAACCACCTGCACATGTTGGCAGGGGGTGTTGACTCTTTAGA AGCTATGACCAGAAAGAGGCAGTATGGTGAGGTGGCCAACCTGCTGCAGGGAGTGGTCAATGTGCTTGAACATTTCCACAAGTACATGTGCATACCCCAGATCAGACAGCTTTCTGAGAG AGTAAAGGCAGCACAAAGTGAGTTGGGAACTCAGATCCTGGCAGATTTTGAAGAAGCGTTCCCCTCTCAGGGCTCCAAG AGACCAGGTGGTCCCAGTAACGTGCTGAAAGATGCCTGTCTGGTGGCAAATGTGCTGGACCCACGCATCAAACAGGAGATCATCAAAAAGTTTATCAGGCAGCACCTCTCAGAGTACCTGGTATTATTCCAGGAAAACCAAGAT GTTGCATGGCTTGACAAGATCGATCGCCGCTATGCGTGGATCAAACGGCAGCTGGTAGACTATGAGGAGAAGTATGGACGCATGTTTCCTGAGGAGTGGTGCATGACGGAGCGTATTGCGGTGGAGTTCTGCCACATCaccag ggTGGAGCTGGCTAAAGTGATGCGAACACGGGCTAAGGAGATTGAGGTGAAGCTGCTTCTGTTTGCTATTCAGAGGACCACAAACTTCGAGGGTCTCCTGGCCAAACGCTTCACAGGATGCACCTTGACTGACGTACCTGGA CAAAAGAAGCCAGAGAGCCCTCTAGAACCCACTAACCCCTTCTTGGAGGATGAGCCAGGCGAGGATGTGGGCACAGACAAGGATCTGGCTAAG CCCAGGAAGCCGAAAGCTCCGGACAACCCTTTCCATGGCATTGTCTCCAAGTGCTTTGAACCTCATCTATATGTCTACATAGAATCCCAAGACAA GAACCTGGGCGAACTGATTGACCGGTTTGTGGCTGACTTCCGAGCACAAGGCCCACCCAAGGCGGGCACGGAGGAGGGCGGAGCAGTACTGCCCAGCTGTGCTGACCTCTTTGTCTATTACAAGAAGTGCATGGTGCAGTGCTCCCAACTGAGCACTGGAGAACCAATGATCGCCCTCTCAACCATCTTCCAGAAATTCCTGAGAGAGTACGCTTGGAAGATCCTCTCTGGCAACCTGCCTAA ATCCAGCAGTAACAGTGGGGGTCTTACCATCAGCAGTCTGCTGAAGGAGAAAGAAGGCTCAGAATCTGCAAAGTTCACTGTGGACGAGCTCTGCCTGATCTGTAGCATCCTTAGCACTGCAGAGTACTGCCTGGCTACCACACAACAG TTGGAAGAGAAACTAAAGGAGAAAGTAGATAAAGTCCTGATGGAGAGAATTAATTTGACTGGGGAGATGGATACATTCAGCAC TGTAATCTCAAACAGCATTCAGCTACTTGTTCAAGATCTCGATGCTGCCTGTGACCCTGCTCTCACGGCTATGAGCAAG atgcCGTGGCAGAGTGTGGAGCACGTGGGTGACCAGAGTCCTTATGTGACATCAATCATCATGCACATTAAGCAAAATGTGCCGATCATCAGAGACAATCTGGCCTCCACACGCAAATACTTCACACAATTCTGCATCAAGTTCACAAA TTCTTTCATTCCCAAATTTATCAACCACCTGTTCAGATGTAAGCCTATCAGCATGGTGGGAGCTGAACAA CTCCTCCTTGACACTCACTCCCTGAAGACAGTCTTGCTGGATCTGCCCTCCATAGGCTCCCAGGTGCTCCGGAAGGCACCTGCAAGCTACACCAAGATAGTAGTGAAAGGCATGACCCGTGCAGAGATGATCCTTAAG GTGGTGATGGCCCCACATGAACCACCAGTGGTGTTTGTTGATAACTACATCAAGCTCCTGGCTGATGGCAACCCTGAGACCTTCCAGAAGATTCTGGACATGAAG ggtcTGAAGCGCAGTGAACAGAGCAGCATGCTGGAGCTCTTCAGGCAGAGGCTACCCACTCCACCCTCCGGGGCCGACGGCggcctctctctgtccttcactACACCCACCCCTGAGCAGGAGTCCTCCCGCATCCGTAAACTAGAGAAACTCATCAAGAAGAGACtgtga
- the rflnb gene encoding refilin B, translating to MVGRLNLPNVCEGDPLDMSCRADRGLDSPDSGLPPSPSPSAWLLPVCAEKPGGVSPVSEDEGRGSLVPVLPSGSFQQLHPLSFGEGIALDPLPPKEIRYTSSVHYNSDRHFIQGVALQPWGQGLEHCRQTIMAVPHSTWRHYKTQLEFQPRHRPQLFKSTTIIYPKKTSAVYTTELSYDCHRLSRRFLSSVEMEAAGHRKLPQ from the exons ATGGTTGGCAGGTTGAACTTGCCAAATGTATGTGAAGGGGATCCACTGGATATGAGCTGCAGGGCTGATAGAGGACTTGACAGCCCGGACTCTGGGTTACCCCCGAGCCCGAGCCCCAGCGCCTGGCTGCTGCCCGTGTGTGCGGAGAAACCCGGGGGCGTGAGCCCGGTGTCTGAAGACGAGGGAAGGGGCTCCCTG GTTCCAGTTTTACCCTCTGGATCTTTCCAGCAGCTACACCCATTGTCCTTTGGGGAAGGCATAGCACTTGATCCATTACCACCGAAGGAAATAAG ATACACCTCATCTGTCCACTACAACTCAGACCGCCACTTCATCCAGGGCGTGGCCCTGCAGCCATGGGGCCAGGGCCTTGAACACTGCAGGCAGACCATCATGGCCGTGCCCCACAGCACCTGGCGCCACTACAAGACACAGCTGGAGTTCCAGCCTCGCCATCGGCCACAGCTCTTCAAGAGCACCACCATCATCTACCCCAAGAAAACCAGCGCCGTCTACACCACAGAGCTGAGCTACGACTGCCACCGACTATCCAGACGTTTCCTCTCCAGTGTGGAGATGGAGGCGGCTGGCCACAGAAAGCTACCTCAGTAA
- the LOC122879575 gene encoding tRNA-dihydrouridine(20a/20b) synthase [NAD(P)+]-like isoform X1, which translates to MKTSNGNTSIMDMFQKGKVLKICAPMVRYSKLAFRSLVRKYNCDICFTPMIVAADFMRSVKARDSEFTTNECDRPLIVQFASHDAQTLADAACVVAPFSDGVDLNCGCPQRWAMSAGYGACLINKPELVKDMVRHVRNQVDNPNYTASIKIRIHKDLRQTVDLCQKAESAGVSWITVHGRTSEERHQPVHYDAIKTIKDSVSVPVIANGDIKYLRDVESTHQLTGVDGVMAARGLLANPAMFTGYEDTPLECIWDWVDISVEQGTPFTCFHHHLIYMLERVSSQPERKVFNSLSSTSAVIDYLQNTYGSVHDHEHIEM; encoded by the exons ATGAAGACTTCTAACGGCAACACCAGCATCATGGACATGTTTCAAAAGGGAAAAGTCCTGAAAATATGTGCCCCAATGGTTCGATATTCAAA gCTTGCATTTAGGTCCTTGGTGAGGAAATACAACTGTGATATCTGCTTCACCCCAATGATAGTTGCTGCTGACTTCATGCGATCTGTCAAAGCCAGAGACAGTGAATTCACTACCAATGAGT GTGACCGGCCCCTGATAGTGCAGTTCGCTTCCCATGATGCCCAGACTCTGGCTGATGCAGCCTGTGTAGTAGCACCTTTCTCAGATGGAGTTGACCTTAACTGTGGCTGTCCCCAAAG atgGGCTATGTCAGCAGGGTATGGTGCATGCCTCATCAACAAGCCTGAACTTGTGAAAGACATGGTCAGACATGTCAGAAACCAAGTGGACAATCCAAACTATACAGCGTCTATCAaaataag AATTCACAAGGACCTGAGGCAGACAGTGGATCTGTGCCAGAAGGCTGAATCAGCCGGTGTGTCGTGGATAACAGTCCACGGCCGTACATCAGAAGAACGCCACCAACCAGTCCATTATGATGCCATAAAGACAATCAAAGACAGCGTATCTGTCCCTGTCATTGCCAATGGAGACATAAAGTACCTCCGTGATGTGGAGTCCACTCACCAGCTTACTGGTGTTGATG GTGTGATGGCTGCACGGGGGTTGCTTGCTAACCCGGCCATGTTCACCGGCTACGAGGATACTCCTTTGGAGTGTATATGGGACTGGGTGGACATCTCTGTAGAGCAGGGCACTCCATTCACCTGTTTCCACCACCATCTTATCTACATGCTGGAGAGGGTTAGCTCCCAGCCTGAGAGAAAAGTGTTCAATTCTCTATCCAGTACCTCAGCTGTAATAGATTACCTCCAGAACACATATGGGTCAGTGCATGATCATGAGCATATTGAAATGTGA